The genomic region ATGGGACAGTCCCCTGGCCACGACGACCACGCGGACCTCGGCGATGGCGTGCGTGTTGAGCACGAGCGGCTCGTCCGGCAGGGGGACGGCAGGGAGCCCCGGAGGCTCTTCTGTCTGGTCCTGCTGCATCGCGGCGCCGGCCGGCGCGACGAGCAGCAGTGCGCCGGCCAGCGCGATGCAGGGGGCGAGGCGACGGCAGGCGGTCGGTGTGCTGTACATGATGGCGACCTCCAGGCGGCTTGACAGACCCGCGGCTCATTCTACCGAAGCCGTCGTTGCTGCGCGGGTTCGGCTCGATCGTGCAAGCGCGGCTGCTACGCAGGCGCGAGGCGGTATGTTGCCGGCATTCGGCAGTCGATATCCGGCCTTGCCAGCAGGTAGAGTGAGCAGATGATGACGATGAACGACTGTCGGCTCCCGGCCGGGGTCGTGGCCAGCATGACGCTTGCCAGTGTCCTCGGCGCCTGCCAGGCTCCCGCTCCGGGAGTGGACCCCGCGGCGCACGACGCGGCGGCTGGTTCGGCAGGAACCGCCGAGCCGGTGGACCCGCCGGCGAGCTTCATCGGAACCTGGAGGCTGGCGCGGGTTGAACGCTACGACCAGACCGGGGCGCCGCTTTCCCACCTCATGCATCCGACGATCGGCCTGGCGCCGACGCTCGGGTTCGTGATGTTCGACGGCGAGCGGATGGCGATGGTCATGCAGGAGGAAGTCGACCCGGCGGGCGCGGACAGTGGGTCCGCGTCCGACGACGTGCTGGACGCTGTCGAGCGCTACACCTCGTACTTCGGTCCCTACGTGGTCGACGAGGCGCGAGGCTTCGTGTCGCAGCGGATCGCGGGCAGTCTCAACCCGCGCCTGACCGGCGGCCGGCTCGAGCCGTTCTACGAGTTCGACGCCGACCAGCTCGTGCTGTTGCCCGGGCGGCAGTGTCCGGACTCGTACGTCACGGATCGCGGATGCGCCTACGGCACCACCGGCATCGAGTTGCGCAACGTCTGGGAGCGGCTCCCGCCGACGGCGGACAGCGATGACGAAACGAGGCCGTTCCTCGGGTTCTGGGAGATCGACCGGATCGAGCGGCGGACCGTCGACGGTACGGCGTTGCCGACCGGGCAGTTCGCCGCCGGCTACCTCATCTACATGCCCTCCGGCTACATGGCGGTGCATCTGATGCGACCCGATCGACGGCCCTACGAGGGGCCCCGGCCGACGGTGCTGGAGGCCCACGCCGCGATGGAGAGCTACGCCAGCTACTTCGGTCCCTTCAGCGTCGACGCCGGGGAGGGGGTCGTCGTGCACCATCGCGCGGGCCATCTCGATCCGGCCGGCATCGGCGTCGAGGCGCCCCGCGCCTTCGAGTTCCGCGACGGCCAGCTCATCCTCCGGCCGCCGGTCGCGACGATCGACGGGCGGGAGGTGCAGACCAGCGTTTTCTGGAACCGGCTCGGCACGCTCGATCCCGAAGCGGGACAGGATCGGTGACGGTGGCGGAGACCTGCCGTGCGTGACGGTTCCCTGAGCGATTGGTGGGACGGGACCGCCTGCCATACAATGCGGTCCGACACGCACCGGGCGGGGTCCGCGCTCGCGCGGAGCCGGCTGCGGTGCCGACTTCCGGGAATCTTCCACAGGGGGATCGTGATGCGTACATTGGTACTCGCTCTCATCATCGGCTTCAGCTTCCTCGGCGTGGCCAACGCCGGCCAGGATGATCCGCCGGCGCCGTGCGGCCCGGCCGCCCAGTTGCCGGCCGAGCTGTCCAACAACGTGGGCGCCGACGCGCGCTGCTTCGAGATTCGCATGTACACGGCCCGTCCGCCCGTGGACGGCAACGGCGGCATCGACGAGCTGCACCAGCGGTTCCGCGACGGCGAGGTCGCCATCTTCGAGAAGCACGGCGCCGAGATCATCGCCGTGTGGCAGAACCTCGACAATCCGAACCGGCTGGTCTGGATGCTGGCCTATCGCGATCGCGCCCACCGGGAAGAGGTCTGGGCCGCGTTCCGCGACGATCCGGAGTGGGACGCGCTCCTCGCGAAGTACCCCGCGCCGCTCGAGGGGATCGAGGTCTTCATGCTGAGCTCCAGCGACTACTCCAAACTCAAGTAGTTCGAAGTCGAGCGCTGTTCCCGCGAAACGGGACGATACGTTGCGATACGGGCCGTCGTGGGCGCCACGGCGGCCCGTTCGCCGTTTCGGGAACCCTCTTCAACCTGGGTTACCCGTTCATTCGAGCTTGCCCGGTCAACGGGCTTGGCCGGCAACGGAACCTCCGCCCCGTCTGCCTCCTGCTGCGTTCAACCCGGCCCAGGTTCCATGACCAGGATCGCCGCGTCGCATGTCTCGCTGCTCGCCGTGCTCATGGTCCTGCTCGGGGAGTGCCCGGTCGCTGCCGACGACGTCCAGTCCTGGACGGAGGTCGAGGTCGGCGTCCTGGCGTCCGACCGGATCGATTGGACCGTCGGCGGCGTCGCCCGCATCCGGGATTCTCTGGGGAGCGTGTACGACCGACGAGCCCGGACCGACGTGGAGTTCACGCTGAGCGACCTGGCAAGCGTGACGCTCGGCTACATCCTGCTGAACCGGACACCGGCCGGCCTCGGCTCCGGCCACGCCTGGGATCACCGCCTGCACGCCGGACTGTCGTATCCGCTGCTGCGGCGGGGCGTCCGGGTAGAGGGCACCACGCTCTACGAGCGCCATGTCGGCAGGCGGGACAGCGGCGACTTCAACCGCTACCGCCAGCAGGTGGAGATCGAGCGCCCGAGCGCGCGCGTGTCGCCATGGCTCTACCAGTCGCTGGCCTTCGAGCGCCAGGGCTTCGTGCGGTCACGGTCTCGGGCCGGGGTTCGCTGGCGTCTCGGGTCCGGGCACTCCTTCATAGGCGCCTACCAGTTCGAACGGCGCAGGTCCGGCGCGACCTGGCGGCCGCGGCACGCCGTCCTGTCGGAGTGGAGTCTCGATCTGGCCGCGAGACGGACCTCCGTTCGCTAGTGGGAAACGGGGTGACCGTTATCGCCCCACCGCCGCGCGCTCCTCGTTGGTCGGAGGCCGCGATCCGACCCCGATGCTGACGAACATGCGGACGCCTTGCTCGTATCGCTCCGAGAGATTGGCGATACCGTTGATGCCGGCGGGCAGGCCGAACTCCCGGGCCGCGTCGATCACGGTGTCGAGACCGGCGTCGACCGCCGCCTGGTCGCCGGCGTACGAGACGCTCATGTCGCCGGATCCGGCCCAGAGGATCGCGCCGATGTTGCGCTCGCTGAGCGCCCGCGCGATGGCGCGCACGTTCTCAACGCCGGTTCGGTTCTCGATGATGAAGATCGGAATGAGACTCCCGGCCGGGTCGAGCTGCCAGATATCGGCCCGCTGCCGATACTCGCCGCCCGACAGGCCCCAGTAGCGGGCGGCTATCGCCGGGCTGGATCCCCGGATGCCGACAGGCTCGAGGTCCTCGACGCCGGGCGCCTGCGGATACCGCATCGACCGCACGGCGTGCAGCACCTGGTCGACGGTTTCCGTGTGCGGGAAGACCAGTCCGTGCACGCCGGTGTCGAGAACGTTCTTGGCGACCCACTCGTTCATCTCGCGCGAGTTGACCGGCATGCGCACGAAGACGGTCTTCGTCGCCGTAAGGCCTTCCTCGGCGATGACGCGGCGGTCGAGCAGCCATTGCAGGTACCTGGTCAGTCGCGGGATGTCGAAGGGGGTGTGCTCGAGGTCGTAGACGACGAAATCGAATGCCCGGTCGGCGGCATGGCCGACGGCGGATTCGCGGTCGCTGCCGATGCCCAGATAGTTGACGAACTGTCCGAAGATCGGCTTTTCCGCGTCGAGCAGCGGAAGCACGTTGTTCACCGGAACCTGCTGGCCGAGAACCGTGGGGCCGGCCAGGGTGCCGGCGGCGAGGAAGAGAACGACGGCGCTGAGAAATCTGCCTGATTGCATGAAACCTGCTCCTCGGGGTCGGCGGTCGGGGTGCCGAGAGGGTAGGCTATGTGAACCACTCGATGACGTGCAACGCGGTGACTTGGCAGCCCGGGCGAACTGCTGGAGGTTCCCATGATCGTCGACACCAACCGGCGCCGGTTCCTGCAGACGCTCGCGGTCGGCGGCGTCGTCCACCCGATCCTGTCCGGCCGTGCCGCCGGGGTGCAGTCGCACCCTGGCCAAGGGGCGGAGGCGCTCTGGGAGGAGGTGCGCCGGCAGTTCGCGTTCCGGGACGAACGCGTGCCGATGAATGCCGCCAACCTGTGTCCGTCGCCGCGCGTGGTGGCCGATCGGGTGCGCGAGCTGACGCGTGATATCGACGTCGACTGCTCGTTCCCCAACCGCGCGAAGTTCGGTCCGCTGCTCGAGAAGTCGCGCGAAGCCGTGGCCGCGCAGCTCGGGGTCACCGCGGACGAGATCGCGCTCGTGCGCAACACGAGCGAGGCGAACAACGTCGTCAACGCGGGCGTTCCGCTCGACGCCGGAGACGAAGTGGTGGTGTGGGATCAGAATCACCCGACCAACAACGTCGCCTGGGAGGTGCGCGCGGCCCGCTACGGGCTCGCCGTGAAGAAGGTGACGACGCCGGTCGCGCCGTCGGGCGTGGACGAGTTGGTCGGCGTGTTCGAGCGCGCGCTGACCCCGCGGACTCGGGTTCTCGCTCTGACGCACGTCTCCAACGTGAGCGGCCTGCGGCTCCCGGTGCGCGAGCTGTGCGAAATGGCTCACCGGCGCGGGATTCACGTGCACGTCGACGGGGCGCAGAGCTGGGGTGCGCTCGACGTCGATCTGCGTGATCTCGGCTGCGACTCGTTCACCGGCAGCGCGCACAAGTGGTTCATGGGGCCGAAAGAGGTCGGGCTGCTCTATGTCCGCGCGGATCGAGTGGAGGAGATCTGGCCGAGCATCGTCGCTCCGAGCTGGGGCGGCGCCGTGGAGCCCCGGACGAAGGGCGCGCGGAAGTTCGAGTCGCTGGGGCAGCGCGACGACGCGGCGCTGGCCGCGGTCGGCACCACGGTGGCGTTCCATGACCGGCTCGGGATGAAGCGCGTCGAGGCGCGCGTGGTCGAGCTGGCGACCATGCTCAAGGCCGGGCTCGATGACGCCGGTTTCGAGCTGGTGACGCCATTGGAGCCGGCGCTGAGCGGTGGCGTCGCCATCGCGCTGGTGGACTCGGCGCGACGCGGCGCGTTCGTGGACGCGTTGTACGAGCGCCACGGCATCGCCTGCGCCGCCACCGGCGGCCTGCGCATCTGCCCGCACGTCTACAACACCGCCGAGCACGTGGCCCGCGCGGTTTCCGGCGCTCGGGCGTTGCGCGAGGAGCGCTTCTAGGGAGCACCGCCAAGTCGCTGGCTGGGTCTTTCTCCGACGCTCCGGGAGGCGCAGGGAACGGACCACCGGGCTGTTAGGCTTGACGCGTGGAGCGTGAGGAGTTGCTCGACCTGCTGCGCGCCCTGGAGGGACGAATAGGATGGCTGTCGAGCGTTTCCGATCTATCGAAGAGATGAACGCGGCGCGGGTACGGACCGGGTCGGACGACGGATTCGAGCGGTTCATACGTCACTGTGCGCGGTACCGGTCCATGGCGCCGCACGTGCGTCCGCGCGGCGTGTTCAGGTTCCGGAGCCTGGAGGAGGCGCAACGCGCCCGCCGGTCCCGCCATTCTGCGTCCGTGCGATCCGACCAGGACGCCGAGGCGACCGACTGAGCGCGACGAACCACCTCCGTATAATCTTGCAGTCGAATCCGTTCGAGGGAGTGAGGTCCATGCGCAAGCTGAGAATCATCGGTAGCGTCGGGGCGGTCGCCATGTTGGCGGCCGGGATGTTGGCTAGCGTTCTGGTCGGGGGCGCGTACGCCGACGAGATCGAGGTGAACGTGCTGTCGGGTCGTCCGGACACGGTGAGCGGCGGCGACGCGCTGCTGCAGATCGACGTCCCGGCGGACCTGACGTTGTCCGACGTTCGCGTGGCGGTCAATGGAACCGATGCGACCGGGACGTTTCGCGCCGATGCCGACCTGCACCGGCTGGTGGGCATCGTCGACGGGCTGTCGCACGGAGCCAACGAGGTGTCGGTGACCGTGGCTGGCGACGACGCCGCGGCGGCGCTGGAGCTCGTCAACCATCCGGTCGAGGGCCCGGTTTTGTCCGGACCGCACGAGCAGCCGTTCGTCTGCGAGACCGATGCGTTCGAGTTGCCGTCGGGCGAGACGCTGGGTGTCCCGTTGGACGAGAACTGCTCGGTCGCGCGCCGTGTGGACTACGCCTACCGCGCGGCGGACGGCACGCTGATGCCGCTGGCCGATCCGGACGCGCTGCCCGCGGACGCGACTACGGCGACGACGCTGACCGGCGCCGAGGTGCCCTACGTCGTCCGCGTCGAGACCGGCACCATCAACCGCGCCGTCTACCAGATCGCGATGCTGCACGCGCCGGGCGCCGGGGATCCGGGCCTGGACGCGTGGACCGCGTCGCCGGGCTGGAACCGCCGCCTCATTTATACGTTCGGCGGTGGCTGCGTGAACGGCTGGTACCGCCAGGGGGCGAGCACCGGCGGCGTCACCGACGACGTCATGCTGCGCCAGGGCTACGCGGTGGCGTCGGCGAGCCTGAACGTCTACGGGAACAACTGCAACGACCTGCTGGCCGCCGAGACGATGATGATGGTGAAGGAGCGGTTCATCGAGGCCTACGGCCCGCCGCGCTACACCATCGGCTGGGGCTGCTCCGGCGGCTCGTATCAGAACCATCAGATCGCCGACAACTATCCCGGCCTGCTCGACGGCATCATCCCGGGCTGCAGCTTCCCGGACGTCGGCTTCGGAACCGTACCGATGGTCACCGACGCGCGGCTGCTGGATCGGTACTTCCGGGAGACGTCCGTGCCGTTCACCGAGGAGCAGAAACGGGCCGTCGCCGGGTTCCTGAACCTCGCGACGATGCCGAACGTGTCAGTCAACGCCGGCCGGGTCCAGGTGGGCGAGTTCTGCCCCGACGTGTTGCCGGAGGAACTCCGCTATCACCCGACCGACAACCCGGAGGGCGCCCGCTGCGACGTCTACAGCCACTACGTGAACGTCTACGGCCGGGACGCCGAGACGGGCTTTGCGCGGCGGCCGCTCGACAACGTCGGCGTGCAGTACGGGCTTGGAGCGCTCGAGGACGGCGACATTACGACGGCGCAGTTTCTCGATCTGAACCGGCACATCGGTGGCTTCGACCAGGACGGCGGCTTCCAGGCGGAACGGACCGTTGCGGACCCGGAGGCCGTGCGCCTGGCCTACGAGACGGGACGGCTGACCAGCGGCGGCGGCGGACTGTCCGACACGCCGATCATCGACTACCGCGCCTACAGCGACGATCGCGAAAACGGCGACGTGCACGTCCGCTACCACTCGTTCTCGATGCGCGAGCGTCTGCGCAAGGCCAACGGGCGCACCGACAACCACGTGATGCTGACCGAGGACGACCGCTACGGCCTCTACAGCAGCAGCAGCCCGGTGCTGCGCGGCGCGCTGGCGCAGATGGACCGGTGGCTGGCGAATCTCGAGGCGGGGGACAAGGACGGCTCGCGGATCGACGCGGTGGCAGGGGCCAGGCCGGCCGAGCTGGTCGACGCCTGCTGGACGCGGGAGGACGATTCGACCCGTATCGTCGAGGAGCAGGTGCGCGGCAGCGGTCGCTGCGAGGATCTGTATCCGTCGGCGCCGGCGCCGCGGGAGGTGGCCGGGGCGCCGCTCGCCAGCGACGTCATCAAGTGCGAGCTGAAGCCGATCGACCTGGGCGACTATGGCGCGACGTTCACGGCGGAGCAGGAGGCGGAGTTGCGCGAGATCTTCGACGCCGGCGTCTGCGACTGGACGCAGCCGGGGGTCGGCCAGACCGGCCTGCAGGGAACCTGGTTGAAGTACTGACGGGGACCCGATACCCGCATCCGTTGTCTGCGTCGCTGCAACGGCGCAGACGCCGGGTGTGGATCGGTTCGGAGGGGGAGCGGAGCCGGCCGGCGACGATTGCGGGCTTGCGAGGGAAGTGGAAATGCGTGCGATGCCAATCGGATGGGCCGCGTTGGCCGGCGTCGTCGTTGCCGTGTCGGGCGGTGGGCTGCCGGGGACCGCGCATGCCGTGGCCGACGGTCCGCCGATTGTCGCCGCGGCCGAGGCCGGGGACGCGGGTGCGGTGCGTGACCTGCTGGCAGCCGGGGCGGACGTCGACGCCGCGTCGGTCGACGGCGCGACGGCCCTGCACTGGGCCGTGCATCGGGATCTACCGGAGCTCGTGCAGTTGCTGGTCGATGCCGGCGCCGATCCGAGCGTGTCGAACCGCTACGGCGTGCAGCCCCTCGCGCTGGCCGCCACCAACGGGAGCGCCGTGGTTCTCGAGCGGTTGCTCGACGCCGGCGCCGACCCCAACGCGTCGATGCCGGGCGGGGAAACCGCGCTGATGACCGCGGCGCGGGCCGGACCGCCGGACGCCGTGCGCGTGCTGCTGCGCGCCGGTGCGGATCCGAACGCGCGGGACGACGTCGGCGGCCAGACCGCGGTGATGTGGGCGGCGGCGCGGAACAACGCGCCGGCGGTGCATGCCCTGGCGGAGCTGGGCGCCGACCTGCACGTCCGGACCACGGGGCCGCCGTCCCCGCCGAGCCTGAGCTACTTCCGGAGCCCGGAGCCCACCTCGTTCACCGCGCTCCTCTTCGCGGTCCGGGCCGGGGCCATCGACGCGGTGCGCGCCCTGCTCGACGCCGGGGCCGACATCGACGACACGCTGTCGGACGGGCGGAGCGCGCTGGTGGTGGCGGCGGCGAATGCGCACTGGGAGCTCGCCGACTACCTGCTCGATCGCGGCGCCGACCCCAACCTGGCCGGCGCCGGCTGGAACGCGTTGCACCAGACGGTGCGCACCCGTCGGCCGAACCCCAGCGGCGGGCTCGCCGGACCGATTCCGACGGGCCGCGTCGACAGCATCGACGTCGTCCGCAAGCTCATCGCCCGCGGCGTCGACGTCGACGCGCGCATGATGGCCAACGGCATGAAGGACGGCCAGCGCAGCCGCCTCAACCGGCTTGGCGCGACCGCGTTCTTCCTGGCCGCGAAGAACACCGATGTCGAGGCGATGCGGGTGCTGATCGAGGCCGGCGCCGACCCGCGCATCCCGAGTGCCGACGGTACGACACCGCTGATGGTGGCGGCGGGCATCGCCATCTTCATTCCGGGCGAGGACGGCGGGTCGCTGCCCGGGCAGGAAGACGAGGTGTTCGAGGCGGTCCGGATGTGCGTCGAGCTCGGCGCCGACGTCGACGCCACGAACTTCCGCGGCGAGACCGCGCTGCACGGGGCGGCGTTTCGCGGCGTCAACCGCCTCGTCGACTACCTCGCGGAGCAGGGGGCGGCCCTCGATGCGCGGACCGTCGAGGGGTGGACGCCGCTCGCCGTCGCCAACGGGCTCAGCTACTCCGACTTCTTCAAGGCGCAGGCGCACACCGCCGATCGTCTGCGCGAGCTGATGGCGGCCCGCGGGCTGTCCACCGAGGGGCACGTCGTCGACCCCCTCGTCTGTCTCGACTGCTACCAGACGCGTCCCGACCAGGTGCGCGACGCCCGCGAGCGCGACCGGCGCATGGCGGCCGCGCTCGCGGCGGCCGTGGGGTACGACCGCAAGGACCCCTAGATGGCCGACCGTCGCGCCGGGACCCCGGAACAGCCGTCAGGCGGAGCGAAGGCATAGAGATGCGCAAGGCAGGCATCGCGCTCGTGGCGCTGGCCGTGCTCGGCTGGCTGTTCTGGCGGACGGTGCAGAGCAGCCTGGCGGAGCCCTACGTCGTCGACGCCGGGATGGTTGCGGAGTGGACGCTCGCGTTGCGTGGGCCGATGCAGCCGGGCGCCGGCCTGCTCGTGCTGCAGCCGTCGGATCAGCTTCGCGCCGAGCTCTTCCAGCAGATCTTCAATCGCACCATGGAGTCGATGACCTCGCCGACCGTGGCGGCGATGCCGCTCGTGCTGCACGCCGAGTACCGCGACGCGCTCGGGAGCGTGCTCGCGCCGCCGGACGTGCTGCAGGTGGCCGAGGAGTCGGGCGTAGCGGCCGCCGCTCCGGCGCCGGTCTGCATCGGTGTCGTCCGGCGCGCAGGCGCCGGCACGACCCGGCAGCTCTACTACGCCATCTTCGACGCGCCCGAGGTCGGCCGTTTCCGTCAGGCGCTGGCGCGCCGCTACGCGGAGGCCGGCGGCACCGCGGCGTTCGAACCGGACGGGTTTCCGCTCGTGGTGCCCATCGCCGCCTCCGACGCGGATTTCACGAGCTGGTGGCCGCTGGACGTCAGCGCCGAGTCCGACTGCCTGGCTCCGCTGGTCACCGGGTAGCGGTGGACCACAGGGTCACGTCAGGAAAGCTCGCAGGACCGGCGGCGCCTCTATCCTGATTCCATCCCGCCGGGCTCGCTACCCGGCTCACAGGTTCGACCGCAGCTTTTACAAGTTCATTACAACTTTGACGCCTCGTTGATGACATTTACATCCGTCGGGGTCACCATCGGCGCATGTACGTGAATCCGCGATGTGCGAGTGATGGAGGTCGGGCCGACGGGCCGGGAGATGAACGTGCTTCGGCATCCTGGCTCTCGCTTCTGCCGGCGCCGCAACTGTATCCGGCCGGGACCGTGCTCGTGCAGCAGGGCTGCGAGCCGTACGAGATCTTCTTCGTCGAGGACGGCCTGGCGAAGCTCGTGCGGATCGATGCGGGCGGCCGCGAGCAGATTCTGGGACTGCGGGGCGCGGGTTGGTTTCTGGGAGCGGCCTTCGTCCTGGTCCGGCGGTCGCATGCCGCGAGCGCGGTCGCGCTGACCTCGTGCACCGTGCGCCGGCTGTCGCAGGACGCCTTTCTGGCCCTGTTGGCGGAGCATCCGGATCTGTCCTGGCACGTCCACCGGATGCACAGCCGCGAGGTCCTCAGCCAGTTCCATCACATGTCGGATCTGGGCGCCAAGACCTCGCGCCAGCGCCTGGAACGGATTCTGCGGCGACTCGCGACGCTGTCGAGTCCCGACGGAAGCGGAGAGGAGGTGCGTCTGTTGCTGCCGCTGAAGCGCTGGGAGCTGGCCAGCCTCATCGCCGTCACGCCGGAGCACCTCAGCCGATTGCTGAAGCGGCTGCGCGAGGACGGCGTCATTCGTGTCCAGCAGGGGTGGATCGTGATCCCGGAGGTGCAGCGGCTCGCCGCCGACGGCGCCCAGGAGTTCGGTGTCCTCACCACGGCGGTTGCCGCCGGCGCGCCGGACGCAACCGCCGCCCAGGTCTGCTGACCGCCGGCCTGGTGTCTCGGATGCCGGCCGCGGGGAGAGGGGCCGGCCACCGGTGGTATCGTCGGCGCGGGAGAGATCGTCATGCACAGATTCGGACTGTTTCGGGGGCGTTGGCGCCCGGATGTGGCTGTCGTGCTCGTGCCGCTGCTCGCCATCCTGGTGCTGCAGTACCTGTCGAGCCGGCGGCTGGCGGAGGTGGAGCTCATCGCCCACCAGACCACGATCGCGCGGTACCTGGACGCCGTGACGGCCGACGTGCGGCAGATGTACGAGGACGCGGCGCGCAAAATGCTGGACATCCCGGCCGACGTGCTGGCCGCGAAGCGGTTCGACGACATCGGTCGGCACTTCGACGCGGTCGACACGTCGGCGGCCAGATTGCTGTTCGCCGCGACGCTCGACGGCTGCCTGTGCCTGACGCGGTACTACGATCCGACCGCCGGCACGATGAGCATCGGCGCCGAGCCCGACGTCGAGGTGGTGGTGCTGCGCGCCAGCACGCTGCTGCGCCTGCGGCAGCAGCAGTGGCTCGATCTCGACGTGTCCGGGTTGGACGTCGACGAGGCGGATCCCGCCAATCGGGTCGTCTACCGTTTCGTCACCGGCGCCGGCGGGAACGCAATCGGCCTCGTCGGTTTCGTGCTGGACGCGGATCGGTTCGAGGGCGAGTACCTGCCGCGGGCAATCGAGGAAAGGCTGGATCTGCTCGCCGGCGGGGTGCCCGACAACCTGATAGTGCGCGTGTCCGACCCTGGCGGACGTGTCGTGACGGCCACCCACGACGGCGCCGGACAGGCCGACGTGCTGGCGGCGCGGTTCGACTTCGTGTTTCGGGACTGGGAGCTGTCCGCGCGCAGCCGTCACACGGCCGCCGCGCGGATTCTCGAGTCGAATGCGTTCTCGAGCTGGGCGCTGACCGTGACGATGTCCGTCTCGGTGATCGTCGGCGTGCTGCTGACGTGGCGTGCGGCGGGCCGGGAGCGGCGTCTCTCCCGAATACGGAACGCGTTCGTGGCCAACGTGTCCCATGAGCTGCGCACGCCGCTGGCGTCGATAGCGGTGTTCGGCGAGTTCCTGCGCTGCGGGCGCGTCACGTCGCCGGAGAAGATCGTCGAGTACGGCGGCCACATCGAGCACGAGAGCAATCGCCTGCGCCACCTCATCGACAACGTTCTGGACTTCGCGCGCATCGAGTCCGCGGCGGTGGAGTACCGCCGGGAGGACGCGGCAATGGAGGACCCGGTCGGAGCCGCCGTCAGCGCGGTGGATGCGCGCCGCGAACGGGACGGCTTCACGATCCTGGTGACCTGCCCCGATACCCTGCTGCCGGCGGTCCGCATCGACGAAGAAGCCATGACGCGGGTCTTCGTCAATCTGCTCGACAACGCGATGAAGTACTCGGGACGATCACGTCGGATCCGCGTGGATCTGACCTGTCGCGACGAGGGCGTCGCCGTGGCCGTGACCGATTTCGGCATGGGGGTCGCGCCCGAGGAGCAGGAGCGGATCTTCGATCGGTTCTACCGGACCACCGCGCCGGCCGACGATGGTGTAGCCGGTACCGGCCTCGGGCTGGCGATCGTCCGGCAGGTCGTGCAGGCGCACGGCGGGCGGGTGGAGGTCGACAGCCGCCCGGGCCGCGGGGCGACCTTCACCGTGGTGATTCCGGCGGCCGGGGCGTCGGCGGTCCGCGACGACGTCGGCGTTTCGAGCGCGGAAGACGGCCCAGGGATGGAAGCCGGGGCACGGGCCTGAACGCACCGGACAGAGGGCCGTGAGCAGAATCCTGATTGTCGAGGACGATCGTTCCCTGGCGACTGCGCTGTCGGAGGGGTTGCAGTACGAGGGCCATGTGACGTTGCTGGCGCGCGACGGCGCCGCCGGTCTGCGTCTGGCGGGCCAGGGAGGAATCGATCTCGTCATTCTCGACGTCATGCTGCCCGAAGTGAACGGCGTCGACGTCTGTCGGAGGTTGCGATCGCGCGGGAGCACGATTCCGATCGTCATGCTCACCTCGAAGAGCCAGGAGCTCGACAAGGTCGTCGGCCTGAAGGCGGGGGCGGACGACTACATCACGAAGCCGTTCAGCTTCATGGAGCTCCTCGCGCGCGTTGAGGCCGTCCTGCGCCGCTCGCGACGGTTCGCGGAGCAGGCCCATACCTACGCGTTCGGAGACGTGACGCTGAACTTCAGGACTCGCGAGGTCACCAAAGGGGAGCGGCTCCTGGCGTTGCAGCCGCGCGAGTTCCGGCTGCTCGAGTACTTCATCGAGCATCGCGGCGAGGTGGTGGGGCGGGATCAGCTCCTGGACTCGGTCTGGGGCCACGGCGCGGTCTCGCCGCTCACCCGTACCGTCGACATGCACATCGCCAAGCTGCGCCAGAAGATAGAAGACGACTCGTCGGATCCTCGCTGGATCGTCACCGTGCACCGCGTCGGCTACCGGTTCACCGGATAGCGCCCGCCAAACCCGCGGGGCTCCCTGTTCGGCCCCATCATCCCCACCGGCCGTTTTGTTCAGGGCCACGCAAGCAGGAGATCACCTGTGCTCGCGCGGCGTACGCGATGGCGTTGCGTCGACTGCCGTGACAATTGACGCATGTCATCGAACCGGCTGACCGGATGCAATGCCTTCTCCCGG from Acidobacteriota bacterium harbors:
- a CDS encoding HAMP domain-containing histidine kinase: MHRFGLFRGRWRPDVAVVLVPLLAILVLQYLSSRRLAEVELIAHQTTIARYLDAVTADVRQMYEDAARKMLDIPADVLAAKRFDDIGRHFDAVDTSAARLLFAATLDGCLCLTRYYDPTAGTMSIGAEPDVEVVVLRASTLLRLRQQQWLDLDVSGLDVDEADPANRVVYRFVTGAGGNAIGLVGFVLDADRFEGEYLPRAIEERLDLLAGGVPDNLIVRVSDPGGRVVTATHDGAGQADVLAARFDFVFRDWELSARSRHTAAARILESNAFSSWALTVTMSVSVIVGVLLTWRAAGRERRLSRIRNAFVANVSHELRTPLASIAVFGEFLRCGRVTSPEKIVEYGGHIEHESNRLRHLIDNVLDFARIESAAVEYRREDAAMEDPVGAAVSAVDARRERDGFTILVTCPDTLLPAVRIDEEAMTRVFVNLLDNAMKYSGRSRRIRVDLTCRDEGVAVAVTDFGMGVAPEEQERIFDRFYRTTAPADDGVAGTGLGLAIVRQVVQAHGGRVEVDSRPGRGATFTVVIPAAGASAVRDDVGVSSAEDGPGMEAGARA
- a CDS encoding response regulator transcription factor: MSRILIVEDDRSLATALSEGLQYEGHVTLLARDGAAGLRLAGQGGIDLVILDVMLPEVNGVDVCRRLRSRGSTIPIVMLTSKSQELDKVVGLKAGADDYITKPFSFMELLARVEAVLRRSRRFAEQAHTYAFGDVTLNFRTREVTKGERLLALQPREFRLLEYFIEHRGEVVGRDQLLDSVWGHGAVSPLTRTVDMHIAKLRQKIEDDSSDPRWIVTVHRVGYRFTG